The nucleotide window CCAGTCAACAATATCAAGCCCAACTTTAACTAAAATCCCTGCTAAAACTGCATTAGGAATCGGTTCAGTGATAGGCGCGGCAAAGAGAACAACGACTAACAAGATCACCGAGTGAATCATCCCAGATAGAACCGTTCTTCCGCCCCCTTGAATGTTGACTACAGTTCCCATCGTTGCTCCTGCACCGGGTAAACCGCCACACAATCCACAGATTAAGTTACCAATCCCTTGACCGATTAATTCTTTATCAGAATCATGTTGAGTTTGAGTAATACTGTCAGCAATTACCGAAGTGAGCAAGGAGTCAATACATCCGAGCATCCCTAACATCACTGCATCGATAATCATCACTTGGACTTTATCAGGCGTAAAGGTCGGGAAAGTTAGGGTCGGTAATCCCATCGGAATTTCGCCAATACGAGCTAAATCGCTATTGCCAAAGAAAACTAAAGAAATCCCTGTTCCCACCACTAAGGCAATCAGTTGAGGAGGCGCATACTTTTTAATCTTAGAAGGGACTAAAAAGATAATCGCTAAGGTAATCGAAGCCAAAATGATGGCGGCCATGTTGGCATTAGACAAATATTCGGGTAAATTCGTAACCGCTCCAACTATTCCCCCTTTATTCTTCTGCCCTAAAAATGGGGCGACTTGCAACAGGATCATAATCACACCGATACCTGACATGAAGCCAGAAATAACGGTGTAAGGCATCAGGGTAATAAATTTCCCTAATTTGAAGATCCCAAATAAAATCTGAAAAATCCCCGCCATCATCACTACGGTAAAAGCCATTGCTAGCCCTTCATCCGGATAGGCATTGGTCAAATTCAAGATAACAGAGGTGATTACCACCGTCATTGGCCCGGTGGGATTAGAAATTAGGGTTGGTGTGCCCCCAAATAGAGCCGCTAAAAAGCCCAAAAGAATCGCACAATATAAGCCGGCGATCGCGCCGGCTCCGGAAGCTACCCCGAACGCCAGAGCCATTGGCAAGGCGACGATAGCTGCAGTTAGTCCCCCAAAAAAGTCCCCCCGTAAATTTCTAAAGTGAATCGTGTTGGCTATATTCATTAAGTATCCCTCAGCACTAAATCTTGCTTCGTTTCCCCGTAATCATGACATTTAATCTATTCATCACCTATTGACGATAGATTTATGTCTATAAAGAGATTACTACAAAAACCCCGAATGGGGATGAGTTTAATTATGAGAATTCTTAATATTTACTTCAACTTTTAGTTATAAATCGTCATGAGTCATGGAACAGCACACAGGAGTCATAACTCTGTAAAGTCTCTCGCTCAGGTTAAAATGGACACTAATATCCCATCATTAATCATGGAATTAGCTTCTGGAAAAATCCTTAGTCAACGATACTACATTGTGCGTCAACTCGGACAAGGCGGTTTTGGCAAAACCTTTCTTGCAGAGGATCATCACGTTCCGGATCATCCCAAATGCGTCGTTAAACAGTTAAAACCCCAAGGAAACGAACCCGAAATTTTAGTGGCGGCGAGGCGACTTTTTGCCACTGAAGCCAAAACTTTGTATCAACTCGGACATCACCCACAAATTCCCAGTTTATTGGCTTATTTTGAAGAAAATCAAGAATTTTATTTAGTTCAAGAATACATAGAAGGCCATATTTTAGCCAAAGAAATTAATGCAACCCATTATCAAAGAACAGAAAAACAAGTTATTCAACTTTTACAAGAAATTCTCGAAATTTTAGCTTTTATTCAGCAAAAAAATGTCATTCATCGAGATGTAAATCCTTATAATATTATTCGCCGAAAACGAGACGGAAAGTTAGTTTTAATCGATTTTGGGGCGGTTAAACAATTAACCACTCAGGTTGTGCGACAAGGAAAAACCGTCGCTACCATAGCCGTAGGAACACCGGGCTATTTTCCCAGTGAACAATCTCAAGGGTATCCTAAATTCAGTAGTGATATTTATGCGGTGGGAATCATTGGATTACAAGCTTTAACCGGCTATTCCTACGAACAATTTCCCACTCATGGCGATAGCGGCGAAATTTCTTGGCATCATTTAGCTTCTGTCAGTCCAAAATTTAGAAGCGTTTTAGATAAAATGGTTCGCTATGATTATCGAGAAAGATATCCCTCGGCACAGGAAGCTTTACAAGCCATTCAAGAGTTAAATAATTTTTATTTAAAAGAACCCGAAAAAACTGTTACTCCTTCAGCTATTAAAATTAAATCTTCCCCCTCAAATTTTCAACTTGTTAAATTATTAATCCCGCTCGCTATTATTGGATTAGGAGCAGCCGGCTTTTTAGGCGTTGATTATTGGTTGACGTTAAATAATGCCACTAAAATGTACAATAAAGGCAATACTTTATATCAATTACAACGCTATCAAGACGCTTTACAAGCCTATGAAGCCTCTTTGGATACTAATCCTAATAATCCTCCAACTTGGAAAGGAAAAGGGGATGCTCTCCAAGCCCTTAAACGTTATCAAAATGCCTTGGAAGCCTATGACGAAGCCATTCAACTTCAGCCTAATTATTGGCAAGCTTGGATGGAAAGAGCCGAAGTTTTAGAAAAATTAGGGAAAAATTCTGAAGCGATTTATAGTTATGAAAAAGTGATTGATTTTACTCCCAATGAGTGGCAAGCTTGGCAAAATTTAGGAGAAATTCAAGTTAAATTACAAGACTATGCAACCGCCCTTGTATCTTTAAATAAATCATTACAAATTAACCCCGATGATGAATGGTCTTGGTATCAAAAAGGATTTGCTCTGCAAAATCTAAAAAATTATGAAGAAGCGATTAAATCTTATGAAAAAGCGGTCAAAATAAATCCTAGCTTTTCTCAAGCTTGGTATCAAAAAGGCAATAGTTATATGAATTTAGAAAAATATAGTCAAGCCGGAGAAAGTTATCGTCAAGCTGTACAGTTTCAACCGGATTTATATCAAGCTTGGTACAGTCAAGGCATTGCTTTAAATCGCTTAAATCGTTATCGAGAAGCCCTTAAAGCCTTTGAAGAAGGGACTCAAATTCAGCCTAACTCTTTTGAAGCATGGTATCAAAAAGCCTGGACATTACAGACTTTAAATCGTTATGGGGAAGCGGTTGAAGCTTATAATACAGCGACTCGATTAAACCCTAAAAATCCTCAAGCTTGGTACAATAAAGGTAACTCTCTTTATCTATTAGAAGATTATCAACAGGCTATAGCGGCTTATCAACAAGTTATTTCTCTGGATAAGGATTTTTATCCCGCTTGGAAAAGTTTAGGCAATAGCTTTTTTAAACTTAAGCGTTATTCAGAAGCGATTAAGGCTTACGATCAAACTTTACGCTATAAATCTGATGATCGACAAGTTTTAGCCAGTAAAGCAGAAGCCCAACGATTATTAACCTTAGAGACTCCAAAAACTCCCGAAGACCCCTTAAAAACATCCTCTTAACTTTTTGAAGGTTGCGCTTCTAACGCGGCTTTTGGATAGGCAATTCTTTGATGATGGAACTGTTGCCAAACTTGAACAAAAACATCAGCAATAATCTTTAATTCATCCTCTTTAATGCCACTATCTTTTAATTGTCCATCTCGCCAACGGGCTAAGAAAATTTTATGAATCGTAGATCTCGCAATATCAGGAGTTGCATCTTTAAGCGATCGCAAAGCGGCTTCACATCCGTCTGCTAACATCACGATTCCAGTTTCTCTAGTTTGAGGAATTGGCCCTTCATAGCGAAAATCATCTTCATTAATCTCTGTTCCATTCGTTTGAGCTTTTTGTTTTGCCTGATAATAAAAATAGGCAATTAATAACGTGCCTTGATGTTCGGGAATAAAATCTCGAATAATTCTCGGTAAACCATACTTTTTCGCCATGACTAACCCTTCGCTAACGTGCTTTTTAATAATGGTTGAACTCTTCCAAGGATCATTAATTTCGTCATGTTTATTCGGATTTCCCATTTGATTCTCAATAAATCCTAATGGGTCGTGCATTTTACCAATATCATGATATAACGTTCCTGCCCGCACTAATTCCACATTACAATGGAGGCGACGAGCGGCGGCTTCTGCCAGACAAGCCACTAACAAAGTATGTTGAAAAGTTCCGGGAGCTTCCGTAGCTAGGCGTTCTAATAAATAACAATTGGGATTAGATAATTCTATCAACCGAATCGGCGTAACTAAATCAAATAATCGTTCTAAATAAGGGGAGATTCCAATCGCCACAATACTCCAAGCAACGCCTGATAATCCATAAGTCATCGCATCCGGTAAAAGGGAAAACCAAACGGTTTTAGGAACAGCACTTAAAATCAAATTAATAATATAATAAACGCCTCCCTGAACCCCACCTACAGCCCCTCCTAAAATAGCTAATTCATCCCTAGACCGTAGTCTTTCTGCCATAGCTGCCGCCAAAAGTCCTCCGGCTGCACTAGCAATTAAAGAGCCATTTAAAGATTGGGCTGAAAAAGAAGTTAATCCAGTTAAAAGAAGGACTTGAGTGATGGCTAAAGGAGACCCATAAAAACTACTCACTAAAAAGCCTATGGCCGGTAAATTACTCGGTAAATTTTTGTTAGTGTAGGGAATTTTAAAGGTCACTAATAAAGGAGCGCTAACACTTAATAAACATAGTAATAAATAATCTCGCCGACGTAAAGGACGATGAATTTTTCTCACCACTAAACAGAAAATGATAACACTGCCACTAACCAGAATCGCCGTTACTCCTATTCCCTGCCAATCAATGCCACGACGACTCAATTTAAACCCATCCAGTAAAACAAAATCTTCCTGAGTAATTTTTGCTCCTTCTTTAACGATGACTTCCCCTTTCTTAATCTCTACATAAAAAGGCTCGATGGCTCCGGCGGCTTCTTCGGCTCTTTTCGTTGTCGCCTCTTTATCAATTTCTAAATTATATTTATCTTTTAATACTGTTACGAGTAAGGTCAAAGCAAGAGGATGAATATTATTGGTTATTTTCTCGTTTTTGAGTTGAGTATTAATCGTTTGCTCAATATGATCAAGGGTCAAACCCGGGGGAAGACCTTGAGTCAGAATTTCTTGGAGAATACTAATAATATTAAATTTAACTTGTTTCCAAGCGGAGTCATTTAAAGTTAATAAATCAACCGTATCTTCTAAACTAAGTGCCGAAGGTTTTTTCTCATATAAATTAGCCATGACTTGGCTATATTGCTGACGAGCTTGAGAAATTTTAGTCAAAAAAGTTTCAAAAACAGAGTCGGAGACTTGTTGACGATAACGTTTCAGTTCAATAATAACTGTTTGCTCAATATCTTGAGGAGTATTGCCTGATTTTGGGGTCAATTTATCGGGAACATTCTTTTGAACTGCTTTGAGGATTTTTTCCCACTGAGATTGTGAAGAGGAAAGTAAATATTCCTGAACATCTGTCGATAAATCACTACTGGAAACAATCGGCATTTTACCGGCGGTTTGCCTGAGATTATCAATATCATCTAATAAACCATATAAAGCTTGCTCAATTTGAATGGTTTCCTCAGAGTCACGACGCAAAATCGGATTAATCCCTGTACGAGCTTCTTGTCGTTTTTCCTCCGTTTTTTCTTTATCCTCAAACCGTCCATCTTTAGGCGCTTTAATCGTTTCGGGAGAGCGCGTACCCACCGCTAACTGAGGTTGATTATAAAAACGATAACCCACTACGCTAGTCAGACAAAGAACCGCTAAAGTAAAGATTAGGGAGGGTTGCACTTTATCCATGTGGCGCAATCCTTGTAACAGTTGACTAGGTTTTTTGGTTTTTGAGAATGAACTAAACCCTTTCATAATTTTTAACAGCCATAACCAGCAAATTTGTTAATCAGAAAATTATCAGTATTGATCATGGAAATGGAGACAGACAACAAATGTTTAACATAATGTAACTTCTCTTAAATTTAAGCTAATATAATTACAAAATTAAATTTCTGTTTGAGAAATCATTTTAACAGTAGGTCTGGGTTGAATAATTAGAGGCGAAGCAATGGCAGATTGTTGAAGCGGTTGAAGACTGCTAGGCTGGTCAACTCCCGACCAAACTGCCAATAAGTTTGTAGCCTGTCGGTATATATTTTGAGAGATTCTTACATCCCAAAGTTCCCCACGCCAAGCAATAGGAATGCCACTGATCCCATTATACACACCCACTAAAATACCAGTTAAAGTAGCTGTCAGGAAAGGCTGATAGTCAAGGGTTTTAGCTCGTTTTATACATACACTAAACTCTTGAGGACTATAGCTAAAACAATAGCAAGCTAGGGCAATTTCATGGGGCTGGAGTTGATGCCTTCGTGATAACTGCACCAGGACTTGATGTAAGGGAATTTTTTGCTCTAAGAAAAGTTGCATTTGTTCTAATTGTTGTAATAGAGCGGTTTTCCCCTGTGAATGTCTTTTTAAGAGTTGGGGAATTAAGGGGGAACTATCTACTTTTTCTCGTAGTATTAACGATAGGGCATCTTGCCAGATTATCACCTCTTCTAAAGTTTCTTGAGAGAGTTTCCCCCCATCATTTAAAGAGTATAAATACTGCTTAAAGTGATGGGGAGAATCATGAAAAAATAAAGCTAACGGTAGAGTTGAGATAGCGATCATACCACTACTGATAGGATTTTTTAACCCCTGTTTATTCTTATATTGCTCAAAGATTTCTAACCCATGATTGTCGAGGATTTGCCCAGAGTTAATTATCCCCTCTGTTATTTCTATCCCCAATTTAATCCAAGGTAATAATTGTTCATCTGCCTGGGTGAATTTTGGATTTTGCTCAACAGAAGAAGCCCCAATCCATGCTCCGAGTAATCCCCCTTGAAATCGACTTAGCAGTGAAACTTTCATAATTAATTACCTAGATCTTAGTTCATTTTATTATAAATTTTACTCATCACCCCTAAACTTTACTTGATTAACTCTAGTTAATTCCTTTGAGCATTACAATTATTATCTTGCTCAGGGAACAGTCTCCTTTGTAATTTACTCACAGATTAACTCTATTTTTAAGCTCAATTTTAGATTCACTTAATTTTATCAATCAATTTCTCAGATCGATGATATAATACCACTGAGGTTGTATTCTGGGCATTCTGTAAGAATTTTCGTGACAATTAAGGTAACTTAGGAGCGGCCTTTCCTGGTTAAGGTGTGGGGAGGACTCGAAGGGCGGGAAGAATAGAAAAATGATTTGTAGCATTAAAGGGAGCGGAAATTGATATAAGATCTCAGCCCACATTTCTACTGTTGTCTGTTGCTTGTTGCCTGTTACCTGTTAAGCTAAGACGCATTTAATTTTTATATCCTAATCGAGGAGAAATAAACCCTCTTCACATACGCCCCCTTGCCATGCGCCCCCTTTCCCACACCCTACTACAAAGAATAATTTACGCATCGTAATAGCTTACCTGCTCTCGAAGTTCCCTACGAGCGAAGGCAGATAATTTAAGCGGTTCGGGAGAACAGTTGGGATTGATACATCAACTTATGAGAAAATAATGGGAAAATATTCTTAAAGTTTAGCGCTATTCCCATTTTACGTATAGTTTTGATTTTTTTGAGCAGAAGTTTAGCTTAGGACGGATTTTTAACCTGAGCAGTTTTTATGGCAAAAAGTTCAATTTTGACAACATAAATGTTGTTCATCTATTCTATAATAGAGTTAAACAACAAAGTTGTTGTTTTAGTCAGTCCCCTGTGGGACTAATCTTGAGGCGTTGGAGTAATGCTATCCCTTGCCTGCCATCCTTGAGACATCGAAAACCTTTTATTGTTTGTAGTTAGAGAGAATACTGTAACATGAGTGCGACATCAGTCAAAACCTTAGTTAACCAACCTTATAAATACGGCTTTATCACCGATATTGAGTCGGAAACCGTACCTCGTGGACTTAATGAGGACATTATTCGCTTAATTTCGGCGAAAAAGAATGAGCCAGAATTTATGTTAGACTTTCGTCTCAAGGCTTATCGGCAATGGCAAAAGATGACAGAACCGACATGGCCTCATGTAAGCTACCCACCCATTGACTATCAAAATATTATCTACTATTCTGCACCGAAAACAAAGAAGGTAAAATTAGATAGCCTCGATGAAGTTGACCCCGCTTTATTAGAAACCTTCGAGAAATTAGGCATCCCTTTATCAGAACAAAAACGGCTGAGTAATGTGGCGGTAGATGCCATTTTTGATAGTGTTTCCATTGCCACCACCTTTAAAGAAAAATTAGCAGAAGAAGGGGTTATTTTCTGTTCTATTTCTGAAGCGTTGCAAGAACACCCCGACTTAGTCCAAAAATATTTAGGCAGTGTCGTCCCGGTTAATGATAACTATTTTGCTGCCCTCAATTCAGCCGTATTTAGTGATGGGTCTTTCGTATTCATTCCTAAAGGGGTAAAATGCCCGATGGAATTGTCTACTTATTTCCGCATTAATAACGGTGAAACAGGACAATTTGAACGTACCCTAATTATTGCTGAAGAAGGGGCTTATGTCAGCTATTTAGAAGGCTGTACCGCTCCGATGTATGATACTAATCAACTTCATGCGGCAGTAGTGGAATTAGTCACTTTAGATAATGCGGAGATTAAATACTCTACCGTGCAAAATTGGTTCGCTGGCGACGAAAACGGCAAAGGCGGTATTTACAACTTTGTGACGAAACGGGGGTTATGTAAAGGGGTAAATTCTAAGATTTCTTGGACTCAGGTAGAAACCGGTTCAGCTATTACTTGGAAATATCCGAGTTGTGTCTTAGTTGGGGACAATTCTGTGGGAGAATTTTATTCTATTGCCCTGACGAATAATAAACAACAGGCTGACACAGGAACAAAAATGATCCACATCGGCAAAAACACCCGCAGCACAATTATTTCTAAAGGAATTTCTGCCGGAAATTCTAAGAATAGTTATCGGGGTTTAGTGAAGATGAGTCCTGGGGCAAAAGGGGCGAGAAATTATTCTCAATGTGATTCAATGTTAATTGGGGATAATGCGGAAGCTAATACTTTTCCCTATATCCAAGTTGATAATAATACTGCTAAGGTAGAACATGAGGCTTCTACTTCTAAAATTGGTGAGGATCAACTTTTCTATTTTGCCCAACGTGGGGTTTCTGAAGAAGACGCAATTTCTATGCTGGTTAGTGGCTTCTGTAAGGATGTTTTAAGCGCTTTACCGATGGAGTTTGCTGCTGAAGCGGATAAGTTGTTAAGTCTGAAGTTAGAGGGCACTGTTGGTTAATTTTGTCCGCAGATGAACGCAGATGAACGCAGATGGTTTTGTTGGTTGGAGTCTGAAATGTTCGGATGATTAATGATGATTTTGTCTGTGTTGTCAGCGTTTATCTGGGAAGAATAAAAGTGTAAAAAGTTACAAGGAATTAAGGGTAGAAAATGAGTGACGTAATTTTATCGGTAAGAAATTTAACTGCCAATGTGGACGGAAGTCCTATTCTTAAAGGGGTTAATTTAGAAATTAAGGCAGGAGAAGTTCATGCTATCATGGGCAGAAATGGATCGGGAAAAAGTACCCTGTCTAAGGTGTTAACGGGACATCCGTCTTATGAGGTAACCGGGGGAGAGGTTCTCTATAAGGGGGAAAGTTTATTAGATAAAGAACCGGATGAACGGGCTTTAAACGGTATATTTTTGGCTTTTCAATATCCTCTGGAAATTCCTGGGGTGAGTAATATCGACTTTCTCAGAGTCGCTTATAATGCCCGTCAAAAACATTTAGGATTAGAAGAAATTGATACCTTTGATTTTGAAGATTTAGTTGAAGAAAAGCTAGAGGTTGTTAAGATGAATTCTAGCTTTTTAGAACGAAGTTTAAATGAAGGGTTTTCTGGGGGAGAGAAAAAGCGCAATGAAATCTTACAAATGGCTTTACTTGAACCTACCCTCGCTATTTTAGATGAAATCGACTCCGGTTTAGATATTGATGCCCTAAAAATTGTCGCTAATGGGGTTAATCAATTGGCTAAACCTGATAATGCTTTTCTTCTGATTACCCACTATCAACGATTATTAAATTATATAGAACCTGATTTTATTCATGTTATGTACGATGGACGCATTGTTAAGAGTGGAACTAAAGAATTAGCTCTAGAATTAGAAGAGAAAGGCTATGATTTTCTCGATGAAAAAATTCTCACTGAAGTTTAAATTAAGTCAAAATTAATTAATAGGACGTTGTAATGAGTACATCAGTAATTGTTAAATCAGCACTCGGAGGACTTGAAAATTTACTGCAACAAAATCAGGAACAAAAAGCAGTAATTGAAGCAGACTTTATTCAACAATTGCGCCATCAAGCAGGGATGACGGTAAGTCAATCATCATTACCGACAAAAAAAGATGAAGAATGGCGCTTTACTGATATCTCTCAGTTACAACAACATCATTTTCAAGTGGCTACTCCTGTAGAGTTAACCCTAAATTCTATAGACTCTTTTATTTTACCCGAAACAGATAACAGTATTTTAGTTTTTGTCAATGGGTTTTATTCCCCAGAATTATCTAATATTTCTGGTTTACCTCAAGGAGTAAAAATTGGAAATTTAGCGACTTTATCCCCTGAAAAAATTGCCCCCTATTTAGGACAACAACCAGGACAAACTGAATTTTTTACCGCCTTTAATACAGTCGGTTTAACTGATGTAGCTGTTATTTGGGTAGATGCAGAAATAACAGTTGAGCGTCCGGTTGAGCTATTATTTTTAACGGTAGAACCCCAAACTCCTATTGTGATTCAACCGAGAGTTTTAGTTGTCGCTGAAAAAAACTCAAGTTTACAATTGGTAGAATATTATAATGTACTAACCGAAAATTGCTCCGGTTCATCAGGCAAGTCTAGTTATTTTACCAATTCAGTCACAGAAATTTGGCTACAAGAAAATGCCCAAATTAATCATACCCGCATTCAACAAGAATCCGGCAAGAGTTTTCATATTGGAAAAACAGCGATCGCTCAAGCTAGAGACAGCCGCTATACTTGTAATGAAATTAGTATAGGTAGCCAATTCTATCGCCATAACCTGGAAATTTTCCAACAAGGAGAACAAACCCAAACTAATCTTAATGGGTTAATTATAAGCGCGGATCATCAGGTAGCTGATACCCACAGCGCTATTTATCTCAATTATCCTTATGGAACAACCGATCAACTCCATAAATGTATTATTGATGATAGCGCCCATGCCATTTTTAATGGTAAGGTTTTCGTGCCTAAACCGGCTCAATTAACCAATGCTGCCCAATTAAACCGTAACTTATTAATCTCTCCAAAAGCAAGGGTAAATACTAAACCAGAATTACAAATTACAGCAGATAATGTTAAATGTTCTCATGGAGCAACTGTAAGCCAGTTAGAAGCTGATGAACTTTTTTATCTGCGGAGTCGAGGTTTAACAGAAGAAAATGCCCGATATTTATTAATAGATGCTTTTGCTACAGAAATTATTGAGCGCATACCCCTTAACTCTTTACGTCAACGGATATCTC belongs to Gloeothece citriformis PCC 7424 and includes:
- the sufD gene encoding Fe-S cluster assembly protein SufD encodes the protein MSTSVIVKSALGGLENLLQQNQEQKAVIEADFIQQLRHQAGMTVSQSSLPTKKDEEWRFTDISQLQQHHFQVATPVELTLNSIDSFILPETDNSILVFVNGFYSPELSNISGLPQGVKIGNLATLSPEKIAPYLGQQPGQTEFFTAFNTVGLTDVAVIWVDAEITVERPVELLFLTVEPQTPIVIQPRVLVVAEKNSSLQLVEYYNVLTENCSGSSGKSSYFTNSVTEIWLQENAQINHTRIQQESGKSFHIGKTAIAQARDSRYTCNEISIGSQFYRHNLEIFQQGEQTQTNLNGLIISADHQVADTHSAIYLNYPYGTTDQLHKCIIDDSAHAIFNGKVFVPKPAQLTNAAQLNRNLLISPKARVNTKPELQITADNVKCSHGATVSQLEADELFYLRSRGLTEENARYLLIDAFATEIIERIPLNSLRQRISQCVACRTVESEQSTVNSKQ
- the sufB gene encoding Fe-S cluster assembly protein SufB, with protein sequence MSATSVKTLVNQPYKYGFITDIESETVPRGLNEDIIRLISAKKNEPEFMLDFRLKAYRQWQKMTEPTWPHVSYPPIDYQNIIYYSAPKTKKVKLDSLDEVDPALLETFEKLGIPLSEQKRLSNVAVDAIFDSVSIATTFKEKLAEEGVIFCSISEALQEHPDLVQKYLGSVVPVNDNYFAALNSAVFSDGSFVFIPKGVKCPMELSTYFRINNGETGQFERTLIIAEEGAYVSYLEGCTAPMYDTNQLHAAVVELVTLDNAEIKYSTVQNWFAGDENGKGGIYNFVTKRGLCKGVNSKISWTQVETGSAITWKYPSCVLVGDNSVGEFYSIALTNNKQQADTGTKMIHIGKNTRSTIISKGISAGNSKNSYRGLVKMSPGAKGARNYSQCDSMLIGDNAEANTFPYIQVDNNTAKVEHEASTSKIGEDQLFYFAQRGVSEEDAISMLVSGFCKDVLSALPMEFAAEADKLLSLKLEGTVG
- the sufC gene encoding Fe-S cluster assembly ATPase SufC, whose protein sequence is MSDVILSVRNLTANVDGSPILKGVNLEIKAGEVHAIMGRNGSGKSTLSKVLTGHPSYEVTGGEVLYKGESLLDKEPDERALNGIFLAFQYPLEIPGVSNIDFLRVAYNARQKHLGLEEIDTFDFEDLVEEKLEVVKMNSSFLERSLNEGFSGGEKKRNEILQMALLEPTLAILDEIDSGLDIDALKIVANGVNQLAKPDNAFLLITHYQRLLNYIEPDFIHVMYDGRIVKSGTKELALELEEKGYDFLDEKILTEV
- a CDS encoding serine/threonine-protein kinase, producing MELASGKILSQRYYIVRQLGQGGFGKTFLAEDHHVPDHPKCVVKQLKPQGNEPEILVAARRLFATEAKTLYQLGHHPQIPSLLAYFEENQEFYLVQEYIEGHILAKEINATHYQRTEKQVIQLLQEILEILAFIQQKNVIHRDVNPYNIIRRKRDGKLVLIDFGAVKQLTTQVVRQGKTVATIAVGTPGYFPSEQSQGYPKFSSDIYAVGIIGLQALTGYSYEQFPTHGDSGEISWHHLASVSPKFRSVLDKMVRYDYRERYPSAQEALQAIQELNNFYLKEPEKTVTPSAIKIKSSPSNFQLVKLLIPLAIIGLGAAGFLGVDYWLTLNNATKMYNKGNTLYQLQRYQDALQAYEASLDTNPNNPPTWKGKGDALQALKRYQNALEAYDEAIQLQPNYWQAWMERAEVLEKLGKNSEAIYSYEKVIDFTPNEWQAWQNLGEIQVKLQDYATALVSLNKSLQINPDDEWSWYQKGFALQNLKNYEEAIKSYEKAVKINPSFSQAWYQKGNSYMNLEKYSQAGESYRQAVQFQPDLYQAWYSQGIALNRLNRYREALKAFEEGTQIQPNSFEAWYQKAWTLQTLNRYGEAVEAYNTATRLNPKNPQAWYNKGNSLYLLEDYQQAIAAYQQVISLDKDFYPAWKSLGNSFFKLKRYSEAIKAYDQTLRYKSDDRQVLASKAEAQRLLTLETPKTPEDPLKTSS
- a CDS encoding SulP family inorganic anion transporter → MNIANTIHFRNLRGDFFGGLTAAIVALPMALAFGVASGAGAIAGLYCAILLGFLAALFGGTPTLISNPTGPMTVVITSVILNLTNAYPDEGLAMAFTVVMMAGIFQILFGIFKLGKFITLMPYTVISGFMSGIGVIMILLQVAPFLGQKNKGGIVGAVTNLPEYLSNANMAAIILASITLAIIFLVPSKIKKYAPPQLIALVVGTGISLVFFGNSDLARIGEIPMGLPTLTFPTFTPDKVQVMIIDAVMLGMLGCIDSLLTSVIADSITQTQHDSDKELIGQGIGNLICGLCGGLPGAGATMGTVVNIQGGGRTVLSGMIHSVILLVVVLFAAPITEPIPNAVLAGILVKVGLDIVDWNFLKRAHRLSWRAAAIMYGVLLLTVFVDLIVAVGVGVFIANILTIKRLSDIQSDKVKVITDAEAEEAELLDREERILIKDTQGQVLLLHLGGPMSFGAAKAISQRQAIMQDYKIVILDVSDVPLLGVTATLALESLIDEATKKHLEIYLVGGSGKVQSRLERFNILERIGQQNQVATRVEALSLAVNWLKQHNVKPAIAPTGV
- a CDS encoding HD family phosphohydrolase translates to MKGFSSFSKTKKPSQLLQGLRHMDKVQPSLIFTLAVLCLTSVVGYRFYNQPQLAVGTRSPETIKAPKDGRFEDKEKTEEKRQEARTGINPILRRDSEETIQIEQALYGLLDDIDNLRQTAGKMPIVSSSDLSTDVQEYLLSSSQSQWEKILKAVQKNVPDKLTPKSGNTPQDIEQTVIIELKRYRQQVSDSVFETFLTKISQARQQYSQVMANLYEKKPSALSLEDTVDLLTLNDSAWKQVKFNIISILQEILTQGLPPGLTLDHIEQTINTQLKNEKITNNIHPLALTLLVTVLKDKYNLEIDKEATTKRAEEAAGAIEPFYVEIKKGEVIVKEGAKITQEDFVLLDGFKLSRRGIDWQGIGVTAILVSGSVIIFCLVVRKIHRPLRRRDYLLLCLLSVSAPLLVTFKIPYTNKNLPSNLPAIGFLVSSFYGSPLAITQVLLLTGLTSFSAQSLNGSLIASAAGGLLAAAMAERLRSRDELAILGGAVGGVQGGVYYIINLILSAVPKTVWFSLLPDAMTYGLSGVAWSIVAIGISPYLERLFDLVTPIRLIELSNPNCYLLERLATEAPGTFQHTLLVACLAEAAARRLHCNVELVRAGTLYHDIGKMHDPLGFIENQMGNPNKHDEINDPWKSSTIIKKHVSEGLVMAKKYGLPRIIRDFIPEHQGTLLIAYFYYQAKQKAQTNGTEINEDDFRYEGPIPQTRETGIVMLADGCEAALRSLKDATPDIARSTIHKIFLARWRDGQLKDSGIKEDELKIIADVFVQVWQQFHHQRIAYPKAALEAQPSKS